CTATGTGCGGATCTGTGTGCTGGCGCCCCGGCAGTGGCGCGGCATGCGGGCATGGCTGGGGGAGCCAGAACAGTTCCAGGACCCGGTCTTCGACTCGATTGCCGCCCGCACCAAAGCCTTCGGTGAGCTCGGCCAGTTGATGGCCGCGCTGTTCGCCGACAAGACGATGGCTCAGCTGGTTGCCGAGGGTCAGGCGCACGGCGTACCGATCGCCGCAGTGCTGACTCCGTCGCAAGCGCTGGAGTCCGAGCATCTCACCGAGGTCGGGGCGCTGCTCGACGCCGAGTTGGCGCCCGGCGTGACGGCTCGGGTACCGGCCGGCTACTGGGTGGTCGACGGCAGCCACGCCGGATACCGCACACCGGCACCCGGCCTCGATGGCAACGACACCCGTTGGGCATCAGCGCAATTCGCGCCCGCTTCCACCCAGGCGGTGGGTGCCCGGCCGCTGGCCGGGGTCCGGGTACTGGACCTCGGCGTCATCGTCGCCGGCGGTGAACTGAGCCGGCTGTTCGGCGACCTCGGCGCCGAGGTGATCAAGATCGAGAGTGCCGGCTACCCCGACGGCCTGCGCCAGAAGCGTCCCGATCAGCAGATCAGCGAGTCGTTCGCCCGCGCTCATCGCAACCAGCTCGGCCTGGGCCTGGAGTTGCGCAGCCCCGCGGGTGCCGAGGTGTTCGGCAGGCTGGTGGCCGCCTCCGATGCGGTGTTCGCCAACTTCAAGCCGGGAACCCTGGCCGCACTTGGCTTTACCGCCGAACGACTGCGGGAGCTCAATCCCGGCCTGGTACTGGCCGAAAGCAGCGCATTCGGGGACACCGGCCCGTGGAGCAAGCGCCTGGGGTACGGCCCGCTGGTACGCGCGACGATCGGCGTGACCCGGCTGTGGACGTCGCAGGAACCTGCTGCGCCCACTGCGCGGCATGCGTTCTACGACGCGACGACGATCTTCCCTGACCATGTCGTGGGACGGATCAGCGCGATCGGGGCGCTGGCCGGACTGATCCGACGCGAGCGGGACGGGATCGGCGCCCGGACCCACGTGTCGCAGGCCGAAGCCGCGATCAACCAACTCGACACCCTCTACGTCACGCTGGCCGCCGCCGCGACCGGAGTCGGGCACATCGAGCCGGATCCCGCCGCGCATCTGGTGCTTGCGTGCGCCGGGGATGACGAATGGTGCGTGGTGTCTATTCGGTCCGATGCCGACCGCAAGGCGGTGGCCGCCGTCATCGGCGACACGGAGCTGGCGGACTGGACCAGGGCGCGCTCGCCGCTGCAGGTTGCCGAGGCGCTGCAGGCCGCCGGGGTGCCCGCCGGCCCGATGAACCGGGTCGCCGACCTGGCCGACGACCCGCAGCTGACGTTGCGAAAAGTGTTCAGCGACATGGTCCATCCGCTGCTCGAGCATCCGCTGCCGACCGAGGCCGGGCCGGCGCCCTACCGCCACATCCCGCCCGCGCCCCAGCGCCCCGCGCCGCTGCCCGGCGCAGACACCCGCCAGATCTGTCGCGACGTGCTGAACATGACGGCCGACGAGATCGACCAGCTGATCGCCGACGGCGTGCTGTTCGCTGCGGCCGCCGAAACCCAGGAGCGATGAGATGACCACCGCCGCAGAGATTTTCGTCGATGGAAAGTTCCTCAAGGCCGATCAGGTGCAGCCGGTGATAGAAGCGGCGACCGGTGAGCCGCTGGGCGACGGCGCCAGCGCCACCGAGGCCGATATCGACGCCGCGGTGGCCGCCGCGCGGGCCGCCCTCGCGCAGTGGCAGTCCACCTCGCCCGATCACCGGGCCGACGTGCTCACCGCCTTCGCTGCAGCCCTGGAGAGCCGCGCGCGGTCCACCGACGAACTGGTGAGCCGTGAGAACGGCATGCCGATGTCGCTGTCGCGCGGTGCCAACGGGCGCTTCCCGGCCGCCCTGATGCGCTACTACGCGCAGCTGATCACCGATACACCGATCGAGGAAATCCGCCCGAGCATGATCGGGCACACCGTCGTGCGCCGGGAAGCCATCGGTGTGGTGGCCGCGATCGTGCCGTGGAACTATCCGCAGGCGCTGGCCGCGTTCAAGCTGGCGCCCGCGCTGGCGGCCGGCTGCACGGTGGTGCTCAAGGCCGCCCCCGAAACCGCACTGGACGCCTTGGTGTTCGCCCACGCCGCCCAGGAGGCCGGGCTGCCCGCGGGCGTGCTCAACATCGTTCCCGGCGGCGCGGCGGCCGGCGCCTACCTGGTATCGCATCCCGGCGTGGACAAGGTGACGTTCACCGGGTCGACGGTCGCCGGCCGGGCGATCGGCGAGGTGTGCGGCCGGTTGCTGCGCCCGGTCACCCTCGAGCTGGGCGGAAAATCGGCCGCGATCATCCTCGACGACGCCGACCTGGACGCCACCGTCCAAGGCCTGCGGAACGCGTCGTTCGTCAACAACGGCCAGACCTGCCACCTCAGTTCGCGGATCCTGGCGCCTCGATCGCGCTACGGCGAGGTGCTCGACGCGCTCGTCGGCATGGTCGGTGACCTCACTGTCGGTGATCCGCTGGACAGGTCGACCGATATCGGCCCGCTGGTCAGCGCCCGTCAACGCGAGCGGGTGCTGGGCTACATCGAATCCGGGAAGGCAAGCTCGGCGAAACTGGTTGCGGGCGGCTCGGTTCCGGCCGATCAGCCGCGCGGCTGGTTCGTCTCGCCGACGGTGTTCGCCGACGTCGACAACTCTGATCAGATCGCCCAGGAGGAGATCTTCGGGCCGGTGCTCGCGGTGATCCCGTACGACGGCGACGACGAGGCCGTCGCGCTGGCCAACGACAGCGAGTTCGGCCTGGCGGGCACGGTGTGGTCGACCGACGACGAGCGGGCCATCGAGATCGCCCGTGCGGTGCGCACCGGCACCGTCGGAATCAACGACTACCAGCTGGACTTCCGTGCGCCTTTCGGGGAGTGAAGGCCAGCGGTATCGGCCGCGAGCTCGGCCCGGAGGGTCTGGACGCCTTCTTCGCCCTCAAGTCGATCTACCGGGTCGGACCCGCAGACGACTGAGTGGCCACCCGTGACGCGTCCGCGTCACGAATGGCCACTCAGCTAAGGGTGTGGTTAACCCGGTGCCAGCCCGTGCTAGCCCGTTCCGAGGCAGCCCACGCCGTTGACGCAGCCGCCGGCTCCGCCCGGTCCTGCGCCGCCCTGGACGCCCGGAGCCGATCCGCTGACACCGCCCGGTCCGGCGCCGCCCTGGACACCTGGAGCCGATCCGTTGACACCGCCCGGTCCGGCGCCGCCTTCGACACCTGGAGCCGATCCGCTGACACCGCCCGGTCCGGCGCCGCCTTCGACACCTGGCGCCGTGCCTGTCACGCCGCCGGGCGCCGTGCCCGTCGCGCCACCAGGCGCTGTGGTGTCACCGCCGGCCGGACTGGTCGTCACAACCACGGACGAGGTCGGCGACGTCGTCGTGGTCGTCGACGTGCTCGTCTTGGAACTGTCATCGCTGCTGCCGCAGCCGACGGCAAGCGTCAGTACCGCGGCGCCACCGACCAGTGTCATAGCGGCCCTTGACATCACTCCCGATCCCACAGCCATGCGGCCCTCACTTCCTTGTTAGGGGACGCTTGGGCTTTACCCGCCGCGGCGGTAAACAAATCCTGAACGCGGGCGGGGATCAGTCGAGGGAGTCCCAGAACTGCGTCAGCGCGGTGGCGCCGCGCACCGGATCCTGCAGCATCCACCAGTGTCCGAGCCCGTCGAGCACCTCGGTGCGGGCCCCGGCCTGCTCGGCGGCCGCGCGCCGCTGCTCCTCGGTGCCGACGAAGTGGTCCTCGGTGGCCAGCAGTGACAGACCAGGGCGCGCGGTGGCGTTGACCAGGTGCCGTCCCGCCTCGGCGACGGCGGGCTGCGCTGCCGAGCGGTACAGCGTCAGGATGGCCCGGCCCATCTCGGGTCCCTGCGCGAGCGCCATCTCGGTGGCGACGGCCGCCGAGATGCCCAACCCCGTCATCTGGGCGACGCGGTCGTCGAGCGAACCGCCGATCATCGCTTCGATCAGTGCTTCGCCTTCGCCGGGGGTCTGCCAGACCTGAGCCATGTCGTGCCAGACGTAGTCGGGATGCAGGATCCCCAGCACGTCACTGGCCCAGCTGCGGACCAGTTCGGGGCGGTGGATGACGGCGTTGAGCACATGGCCGCCGCCCCAGTCGTGGCCGACGAGGTCGACGGGGTCGTCGAAGCGCTCCAATTCGCCGATGAGCCAGTCCCGGTAGGCGACCATGGTCGCCGGGAAGTCGTCGGGTAGCGGCGCACCGAAGCCGGGCGGCGACAGCCGCACCACGTCGTCGCGACCGAGTGCCTCGACCAGCGGGCCCCAGATCACGTCGGTTTCCGGATTGCCATGCACCAGAACGACCGTCATGGCGCCATCCTGGCACGGCTGCCTGCGCAGGAGAACCGCCCATCTGGCCGGCGGCCGGCCGATGCTAGGTTTTGACAGGCGTCAAACGCCGTCACGACTACAGATAGGGGCCGTCGATGGATCCTCGGACGCCGGTATTGGTCGCGGCGGGACAGGTCAACCAGCGCGACGACGCGCAGATCGAACCCGTCGACCTGATGGTTGCGGCCGCGCGCGAGGCCGCCGATTCGGCGGTTCTGCAGGCCGTCGACGCCATCCGGGTGGTCAACCTGCTGTCGTGGCGCTACCGCGACCCGGGCCTGCTGCTGGGCCAGCGGATCGGCGCCCGCAACCCTTCGACGTACTACACCGGGGTGGGTGGCAACACGCCCCAGTCCCTGGTCAATCAGGCCTGCCTGGACATCCAGCAGGGTCGCGCCGAGGTCGTCCTGCTCGCCGGCGGGGAGACGTGGCGAAACCGAAAGCGTATGCAGGCCGGCGGAATCAAGCCTGACTGGACTCGTCAGGGTGAGGATGTCGCAGTGCCGCCGGGTGCCGAGGACGAGGTCCCGATGTCCAGCCCGGCCGAAGAGCGCATCGGGCTGCTGCTGCCGTCGCACGTCTATCCGCTCTTCGAGCAGGCGCTGCGGATCGCGCGCGGCGAGAGCGTCGCCGATCACCAGCGCCGGGTCGCCGAGATGTGGTCGCGGTTCAGCGCGGTGGCCGCCGACAACCCGCATGCATGGAGCCGCGAAGCGCGCAGCGCCGAGGAGATCGGGCAGGCCGGTCCGGACAACCGGATGATCAGCTGGCCGTACCCGAAGCTGATGAACTCCAACAACATGGTCAACCAGGCCGCCGTGGTCATCCTGTGCTCGGCCGAGAAGGCCACCGCGCTGCAGATCCCGCGCGATCAGTGGATTTTCCCCTACGCAGGCACCGATTCGCACGACACCTACTCAGTGGCTGAACGCCACGAGCTGCACCGGTCACCCGCGATCCGGATCGCCGGGCGCCGCGCGCTCGAACTGGCCGGGGTCGGCGTCGACGACCTGGCGCACATCGACGTCTACTCGTGCTTCCCGTCGGCGGTGCAGGTGGCCGCCGGCGAGCTCGGCCTGCCCACCGACGACCCGCGGCGACCGTTGACCGTCACCGGCGGGCTGACCTTCGCCGGCGGCCCGTGGAACAACTACGTCATGCACTCCATCGCCACGATGGCCGGGCTGCTGCGCGACGCCCCCGCGGCCTACGGCCTCATCACCGCCAACGGCGGGTTCCTCACCAAGCACAGCTTCGGTGTGTACAGCGCGACCCCGCCGCCGGCGGCCTTCCGATGGGAGGACGTCCAGTCCGAGGTCGACCGCGAACCCACCCGCACCGCGGTGGTCGAATGGGAGGGCGAGGGCACCGTCGAGTCCTGGACCACGCCGTTCGATCGCGACGGCCGCCCGGAAAAGGCGTTCCTTGCGGTGCGGACCCCCGACGACGCCCGCGCGATGGCCATAATCGACGACGCCGACGCGGCGGCGGTCACCGTGGCCGAAGACATCGCCGGTGCGAAGGTCCGGGTGCACGCCGACGGCCGGGCCAACCTGTCCTGATCCGCTTCTCCCGTGGCGAGAAACGGCGATTTTTTCCCCGCGACCTGCTTATTCTCGTCGAAGCACGACGGGGGAACTAGGGGCGTGGCATGCGGATCTTGGTCACGGAAGTCACCGGAGAGCTAGGTCGCGCCCTCGCCCAGAGCCTGCTGGCCGCGGGCCATGAGGTCTACGGCATCGCCGAGCGTGCGCACCGCGACCTCGATGCGGGCGTCGAGTTCGTCGCGGCGGCGCTGAGCCACCCGGTGCTGTACCGGTTGGCCGAGCTGGCCGACGTGGTCGTCCAGTTGCCCGCCGAAGGGCGCGATCTGACCCGCCCCGCCGATGTCGCCCGGGTCTGTGACGCCGCCGCCCGCAGCGGTGCGCGGATCGTGTTCCCGTCGCTGTCCCTGCTGGCTCCGCGCGGCTTTCAGCAGGTGGAGGACCTGGTCAGCACGGGCTGGGCGCCGAGCCTGGTGGTGCGCATCGCCGCGCCGATGGGCCGGCAGGCCGACGCCCTGGTCTGCCGCTCTGTTGCAGCCCTGTTGGACGCCGACGCCACCGGACCGCTTCACGTGCTGCACATCGACGACCTGATCCGATTCCTGGTCCTGGCCGTCGGCACCGACCGCACCGGTGTTGTCGACCTGGCGGGGGTCGACACCACCAACGTCGTCTCCGCGGCGCGGCTCCTCGGCGGTGTGGACCCGCGACCCAGGGTGCGCGGTGTGCCGGGCTGGCCGCAGTTGTGCCCCCCGCTCGACCTGGGCCCCTTGCGAACCGAGTGGGATTTCGAATGCGGTTGGGGTGCAAGCGATGCCGTCGCCGACACGGTACGCGGGCTGCAGGGCCGCAAGATCGGTGCGGGCGGCGCGTTCGCCGTCCCCGGGCGAGTGCCGCTGCCGGTCACCACCGTTCCGCGGGCGACCGGCACCAGGGCCGCACCCGAGGGCACCGACGGTGAATTCGACGACCGCATCGATCCGCGCTTCCCGGTGTTCGTGGCCGGCCCGCTGAGTGAGGCCACGGCAGGCCCGCTCACCCCGATGTCGCTGGATCTTCATCTGAGCGGGTTGCGGCTCGCCGGCCGGTCGCTGGCTGCGCTGCTGGATCTGCGCGGTGCGGTTGCCTGCGAATGGGAGAGCCGCCTGGTCGCGTCCTTCGGCCATCGCATTTATCTGGGCGCCTCGGCCCTCGCGGCCGCCGAGCCGCGACTTCCGGCCCGTGTGGCTGGTCTGTCGCGCCGATTGCGTGCCGCGGCTGACGTGCCGACGCCGGGCCCCGCTGCGCTCGCCACGGTCACCGGCGCCATGTCAGCGACTCGTCTGCAGGCCGGCGCCCGCATGTTCGGCCGCCACCTGCGGGCATACCGCGGCGCCGCGGACGCCGAACGGTGCGACACCACCAAGCTCGAGATGATGCGCGATGCCAAGCTGGATGCCCGAATCCGGCTGCTGCGCAGCAGAGTTCATGAAGGTTGGACGTTGAGTGCGCTTGCGGTCGTGCTCGCCGAGGCGGTCCCGGCGCAGCTGAGCGGGGTGGATCAGCCGGTGAGCATCAGCGCCGAGATCACGTCGCTGGCGCGGGTGTTGCGCGCCCATCCGTACGCGCGCGCCGCGTTGGAGGCAGGTGATATGGCGGCCACCCGCACCGGTGCGCCGATGCTGGCGAGTGCATTCTCCTCGGCGCTGGGCCATCTCGGGCATCGCGGGCCGGGAGCCGTGGAGCTCGCGACGTCGCTGCTCGGTGATCGTCCGGACGCACTGCTGGCGGCGGCCGCCCGGGTGCGCGACTCAGGAGACGATGACCACGCGACGGTGCCTGGTCCGCGGGCCTGCCGGGTGTTGGCCTATGACACCACCCTCCGGTACACCCATCAACTTCGGCTCGCGGTAAGGGAATTGGGCCTTCGGCTGGTGGCGGCAGACAAGATCGCGGTGCTCGACGACGTCTTCGCGCTGACCATCGACGAGGCGCTGGCCGTCCCCGCCGACACCCGGCTGCGCATCAAACGCCGCATCGCCGAACGCGAGCGGTTGCAGGCGGTACGACTGCCTGCCGTCATCGACGGTGCCTGGACGCCCGTGGCCGTAACAGAACCCGCGCAGGTCTCCGACGAGCTGCGCGGAACCGGACTGTTCCCCGGCGTCGCGGAAGGCACTGTCCGGGTGGTCGATTCGGCCGCCGACGCCGGGCTGGGTGCCGAGGACATCGCCGTCTTCTCCGCGGCCGACATCGACGCGGTGGCGCTGCTGGGCACACCTGCCGCAGTGCTGACCGACGGCGGTGCCACGCTGGGCGATGTGGGCGCGGCCGCCACCCACATCGGTGTGCCGTTCGTCGCGGGGGTCGCCGCCGGGTTGTGCACCGGCATGCGGGTCCGGGTGGACGGCTCGGCCGGGCTGGTCACCGTGCTGGCACCTGCCTGCGACGTGGTGCGGGTGTGACGCGGTATACCGTGGCCCGGTGATGTGGCGGACCATAGCGAGGCTCTCGGCACTGTGGTGGGTGCTGATCGCCGGGCCGGCGTTGATCGCCACCCGGTTGCTCGACCACGCCGGCGCCACCTCGGCCAAAGGCTGGGTACTCGGTGTCTGGCTCGGCGGTTACGTCGCGCAGTTCGTTGTGTTCCTGGCGATTTCACGCAGGTCGCCCCGTCCGGCGTTGCTCGGATGGCTGATCGCGTCGACGGTGCCGTGGGCTGCTGACTGGACGAGCCCGCTGTCGTTGTGGTGGCTGGTGCTGTGGAGTGCGGTCGTCGTCGGCTACGCGGTGCGGCTGGTCGTCGCCGTGTCTCGGGTGGATCAGCTGCGCAGCGCCGGGGTGACTGCCACCGGTGTCGTCCTGGAGGTCATCAGGCCGACGTTCAACGTGGTGGTCAACAAGGATGCCAGCCGCCGCGTGCTGCGGCTGCGCGTCGAAGGCGTCGACGGCGCAACACCTTACGAGGCCCGGCTGGCGGCGACGTTCACCCTCGGTGAGCTGCCCGAGTCCGACGACCGGGTGGCGGTGCGGGTCGATCCGGCCCGGCCGCAGCTCGTCGAACTCATCGAGGACGAGCCCATTGTCCGGGCCGCGCCGCAGCCGGAGGACCTGCCGCCCGAGCTGGCCGAACGACTGCAGACCCTGAAGACCATGCGCGACCGCGGTGACCTCACCGACGCCGAATTCGCCACGGCGCGAACGAGACTCCTCGAATCACCCGCCGAGTAGTTCCCGCAGCCGCAGCGCGTTCCGGACGGCGTGACCCTGCCCGTCGTTGTTGAAATACACCAGCACCCGCCGGTCCTGGTCCTGCCATTCCCCGATCCGGTCGGCCCACCAGCGCAGGTCGCTCTCGGTGTAGTCGCCGGCGTAGACCGGCGCGGTGTCGGGCCCGTGCATTCGCACGTAGACCAGATCGGTGGTGGCACGAAGTACGCAGGGCATACCGGGCCCGCTGATGACCACATAGGCGGCGCGATAGCGCTCCAGGAGCTGGTAGACCTGCGGGTCGTCCCAGGACGGGTGACGCATCTCGAGGGCGACCCGGATCCAGTCGGGGATCAGCGACAGGAAGCGAGCAAGTCGGGCGTCGTCGCGTTCGAGATTCGGATGCAGCTGGACGAGAACGGCTTCGCGCTTCTCACCCAAAGCCTGCTGGCAGCGTTCCAGCCGGTCGATCCACGGCTCCGGGTTGTTCAGGCGGCGGTAGTGGCTCAAGCCGCGGTGCACTTTGACCGTCATGGTGAAGCCGTCGCGCAACCGGGTGCGCCAGCCTTCGAAGGTGGTGTCCTTGGGCCAGCGGTAGAAGCTGGCGTTGAGTTCAACGGTGTCGAACACCTCGGCGTAGCGGGCCAGCCGCTTGGCCACCGGCAGCCCCGGGCGGTACAGCACCGAATCCCAGTGGTCGTACGACCACCCTGACGTGCCGATCCGGACGGTCACGCGTCAGCCGGCGATGCGCTGCCGCACGTCGTCGTCCAGGGAGACCCGCACCAGCCCGGCGGCGAGCGGCGCGATCGCGCGGCCGGTGAGGGCAGCCAGCTTGTCGGGGTCGCGGGGGAGGCCGAGTTGCTCGGCGCTGTCCAGTGAGCGTTTGTCGAAATAGGGCCGCACCCATGGCCAGACGTCTTGGACCTCGCGCAGGAAGATGTCGGATCCGGTATCGCCGATTCCAGTGAACTGTTTGAGCGCCTGCCTGGCATTCTTCACGTCGGGTTTGGTGATGCGGGCGAGGGTGCGCAGGTCGTTGCGGTATTCGTCATTGACCCTCGTCGCCAATTCGGTCAACCGCGACGCCGAGCTCTCGTCGTAGCGCACGTAGTGGGCACGGGCGAACGCCTCGATCATGGTCTGTCGATTGGCCGCCATCACGGCGCGCGGTGTGCGCAGGCCCGCCCGAAACAGTTCCCGGGCGGCATGCATCGCGATCGCGGCATCGATCGGCTTACTGGCCAGCATGCACAGCACCAACAGCTGGAACAGCGGCATCGGGGTGTCCCGCAACGTGATTCCCGCTTCCGCAGCATAGGTTCTGCCCGCATGCTGACGTAGGCGCTGAATGAGGCGCCTGGCCTCCGCGTCATCCATCTGCCAGGCGATACCCGCGCAGCGAGCCGACGAAACGACGCGTCATTGTCGCGTCAGACATTCTCAGCGTTTCGTGTCACGCCAGTCGATCATCTTCTCGACCGTGCTCAGGTCGTACCTGCCCTCGGCTGCGCGGACCTCGGTGTGGAACAACGTCGCACCGGCCGCCAGGTAGCCGTCCGCCGACTGCGGATCTGTCCAGAACGTCGAGCGCTCGATATCACCGTCGGCGCGCCCGAAGCCGGCGGCCAGCTCGGCGACCCGGGCACTGGCCTCTCGATACGAGTCGAGGGGCAGGAAGGTGTGCCAGATGTCGGCGTGGCGCGCGACGGCGGGCAACGTGCGCTTGGGGCCGGATCCGCCGATCAGGATCGGGATCTTGCGCAGCGGTGCCGGTTTCAGCAGGCCGAACCGGTGCTCGATGCGCAGCAGGCCCTCGTCGAAGGCGTCGGCCCGGGATTTGACCGTACCGAAGTCGAAACCGTATGTGGTGTAGTCCTTCTCGTACCACCCCGCACCGACACCGAGGATGGCGCGGCCGCCGCTGATGTGATCGACGGTACGTGCCATGTCCGCGAGCAGGTCCGGATTCCGGTAGCCCATGCCCGACACCAGCAGCCCGAGCTCGGCCCGTGTGGTGATCTCACCCCAGGAGGCCAGGGCGGTCCAGCCCTCGAAATTGTTGACGTCCGGCTGCGTGGCCGCCAGCACCGGTTTCGCGTCGGCGATCGAGGCGATGAACGGCGCGTGGAAGTGGTCGTAGCCGAAGATGACGTCGACACCGATGTCCTCGGCGTGCAGAACGGCCCGCCGCCAGGTGGCGTAGTCAGGGGTGTCGGCGGGCTGAATCTGAACGGCGATGCGCACGGGACGGGTCATTCACGCGACAAGCCCGACTTACCCGGATTTATTCCGGCGCTACTTCGGCGGCAGGGTTTTCGCGTAGTCGACGCCGCGGGTGGCCCAGCTCTGCAGCTGACGCTTCGTCCGCACCCCGCCGTCACCGATGCGGATCCAGCCGCGAGTTTCCCGCCCCGCCATGATCATCGGTGCGGTGTGTTCTCGTTCCAGCAGGCCGGCGGTGTCCTCCGGCGGCACTCGCACCATCAGGCCGCCCTGACCGCTGGCGCACACGGCCATGTTGCCGTTGATCAGGAACGCCACCCCGCCGAACATTCGCTTCTCGTCGACGCCGCGTTCGGTGGCGAGCAGTTCCCGCAAGCGGTTCGCGAGGTCCTCGTCGTAGGCCATGTAGAGACGGTAATGCCGGCCGCCGACAACTGTCGGGGCCGGCATCACCTGTGGACTACGCCGCGGCGGTGGCCGCCTCGGCGGCCGGCTCCAGCGCCTGCGCGACGATGTCGGCGACATCCGTCATCGGCTTCACGGTCAGCGCCTCGAGCACCTCGGCCGGGACGTCATCCAGGTCGGCCTCGTTGCGCTGCGGGATGAAAACCGTTGACAACCCTGCACGTTGCGCGGCCAGCAGCTTCTGCTTGACACCGCCGATGGGCAGCACGCGCCCGTTCAGGGTGACCTCGCCGGTCATCCCGACGTCGGAGCGGACCTGCCGCCCGGTGGCCATCGACACCAGGGCGGTCACCATCGTGACGCCTGCGGACGGACCGTCCTTGGGCACCGCGCCGGCCGGCACGTGCACGTGGATCTTGCGGTTCAGCGCCGCGGGATCCACGCCCAGCTGCTCGGCGTGGCTACGCACATAGGACAGCGCGATCTGCGCCGACTCCTTCATCACGTCGCCCAGCTGACCGGTCAGCTGCACGCTCGGCTCGCCATCGGTCGACCCGGCTTCGATGTAGAGCACATCGCCGCCCAGGCCCGTCACCGCCAGTCCGGTCGCCACGCCCGGCACGGCGGTGCGTTCCGCCGATTCCGGGGTGAACCGCGGACGGCCAAGGTAGCCAACCAGATCCGGCTCATCAATGGTCAACGCCTCGTCGGAGGCAGCCAGCTTGGTCGTCGCCTTACGCAACGCCTTGGCCAACAGCCGCTCGAACTGCCGCACACCGGGCTCCCGGGTGTAGTCCGCGGCGATCTTGCGCAGCGCCGCGTCGGTGACCGTGACCTCCTCGGGGGTCAGCGCCGCGCGGTCGCGCTGCCGGGGCAGCAGGTACTCGCGGGCGATGGCCACCTTGTCGTCCTCGGTGTAGCCGTCGATCTGCACCAACTCCATGCGATCCAGCAGGGCCGAGGGGATGTTCTCGATCACGTTGGCCGTCGCCAGGAACACCACGTCGGACAGATCCAGATCCAGGTCCAGGTAGTGATCGCGGAACGTGTGGTTCTGCGCGGGGTCCAGGACCTCCAAGAGGGCGGCCGACGGGTCGCCCCGGTAGTCGGAGCCGACCTTGTCGATCTCGTCGAGCAGCACGACCGGGTTCATCGAACCGGCCTCGCCGATCGCCCGGACGATCCGGCCGGGCAGTGCGCCGACGTAGGTGCGCCGGTGCCCGCGGATCTCGGCCTCGTCGCGCACGCCACCCAGGGCGACGCGAACGAACTTGCGGCCCAACGCCCTGGCCACGCTTTCTCCCAGTGACGTCTTGCCGACACCGGGAGGACCGACCAGCACCATCACCGCACCCGAGCCGCGGCCACCGACGACCTGCAGACCACGTTGTGCGCGACGGGTACGCACGGCCAGATACTCGAGGATGCGGTCCTTGACGTCGTCCAGCCCGTGGTGGTCGGCATCCAGGATGTCGCGGGCCGCCGTCAGATCGGTGGAGTCTTCGGTGCGGGTGTTCCACGGCAGGTCCAGGACGGTGTCGAGCCAGGTGCGGATCCAGCCGCCTTCGGGGCTCTGTTCGCTGGAGCGTTCCAGCTTGCCGACCTCGCGCAGCGCGGCCTCCCGGACCTTCTCCGGCAGGTCGGCCGCCTCGATGCGGCCGCGGTAGTCATCAGAACCGTCGGGTTCGCCTTCGCCGAGTTCCTTGCGAATCGCGTTGAGCTGCTG
This is a stretch of genomic DNA from Mycobacterium sp. ELW1. It encodes these proteins:
- a CDS encoding DUF72 domain-containing protein → MTVRIGTSGWSYDHWDSVLYRPGLPVAKRLARYAEVFDTVELNASFYRWPKDTTFEGWRTRLRDGFTMTVKVHRGLSHYRRLNNPEPWIDRLERCQQALGEKREAVLVQLHPNLERDDARLARFLSLIPDWIRVALEMRHPSWDDPQVYQLLERYRAAYVVISGPGMPCVLRATTDLVYVRMHGPDTAPVYAGDYTESDLRWWADRIGEWQDQDRRVLVYFNNDGQGHAVRNALRLRELLGG
- a CDS encoding CoA transferase — translated: MTAPALLAGVRVLDLCDQTGDPVTRLLADLGADVIKVEAPGGSPARRALPTLDGVSIPFALHNANKRALVLDPAADADRRRFVELAGEADILVDSGTPGLVAEFGTSGAALADQFPQLVAMSVTDFGAEGPRASWRASDPVLYAMSTALSRSGPMTGTPVLPPDGIASTTAAVQAAWAVLVAYFNRLRCGTGDYIDFSRYDAVVLALDPPFGTQGQAATARNAAERWRGRPRNQDSYPIFACRDGYVRICVLAPRQWRGMRAWLGEPEQFQDPVFDSIAARTKAFGELGQLMAALFADKTMAQLVAEGQAHGVPIAAVLTPSQALESEHLTEVGALLDAELAPGVTARVPAGYWVVDGSHAGYRTPAPGLDGNDTRWASAQFAPASTQAVGARPLAGVRVLDLGVIVAGGELSRLFGDLGAEVIKIESAGYPDGLRQKRPDQQISESFARAHRNQLGLGLELRSPAGAEVFGRLVAASDAVFANFKPGTLAALGFTAERLRELNPGLVLAESSAFGDTGPWSKRLGYGPLVRATIGVTRLWTSQEPAAPTARHAFYDATTIFPDHVVGRISAIGALAGLIRRERDGIGARTHVSQAEAAINQLDTLYVTLAAAATGVGHIEPDPAAHLVLACAGDDEWCVVSIRSDADRKAVAAVIGDTELADWTRARSPLQVAEALQAAGVPAGPMNRVADLADDPQLTLRKVFSDMVHPLLEHPLPTEAGPAPYRHIPPAPQRPAPLPGADTRQICRDVLNMTADEIDQLIADGVLFAAAAETQER
- a CDS encoding acetyl-CoA acetyltransferase; protein product: MDPRTPVLVAAGQVNQRDDAQIEPVDLMVAAAREAADSAVLQAVDAIRVVNLLSWRYRDPGLLLGQRIGARNPSTYYTGVGGNTPQSLVNQACLDIQQGRAEVVLLAGGETWRNRKRMQAGGIKPDWTRQGEDVAVPPGAEDEVPMSSPAEERIGLLLPSHVYPLFEQALRIARGESVADHQRRVAEMWSRFSAVAADNPHAWSREARSAEEIGQAGPDNRMISWPYPKLMNSNNMVNQAAVVILCSAEKATALQIPRDQWIFPYAGTDSHDTYSVAERHELHRSPAIRIAGRRALELAGVGVDDLAHIDVYSCFPSAVQVAAGELGLPTDDPRRPLTVTGGLTFAGGPWNNYVMHSIATMAGLLRDAPAAYGLITANGGFLTKHSFGVYSATPPPAAFRWEDVQSEVDREPTRTAVVEWEGEGTVESWTTPFDRDGRPEKAFLAVRTPDDARAMAIIDDADAAAVTVAEDIAGAKVRVHADGRANLS
- a CDS encoding endonuclease; translation: MDDAEARRLIQRLRQHAGRTYAAEAGITLRDTPMPLFQLLVLCMLASKPIDAAIAMHAARELFRAGLRTPRAVMAANRQTMIEAFARAHYVRYDESSASRLTELATRVNDEYRNDLRTLARITKPDVKNARQALKQFTGIGDTGSDIFLREVQDVWPWVRPYFDKRSLDSAEQLGLPRDPDKLAALTGRAIAPLAAGLVRVSLDDDVRQRIAG
- a CDS encoding SHOCT domain-containing protein, producing the protein MWRTIARLSALWWVLIAGPALIATRLLDHAGATSAKGWVLGVWLGGYVAQFVVFLAISRRSPRPALLGWLIASTVPWAADWTSPLSLWWLVLWSAVVVGYAVRLVVAVSRVDQLRSAGVTATGVVLEVIRPTFNVVVNKDASRRVLRLRVEGVDGATPYEARLAATFTLGELPESDDRVAVRVDPARPQLVELIEDEPIVRAAPQPEDLPPELAERLQTLKTMRDRGDLTDAEFATARTRLLESPAE
- a CDS encoding alpha/beta hydrolase, with protein sequence MTVVLVHGNPETDVIWGPLVEALGRDDVVRLSPPGFGAPLPDDFPATMVAYRDWLIGELERFDDPVDLVGHDWGGGHVLNAVIHRPELVRSWASDVLGILHPDYVWHDMAQVWQTPGEGEALIEAMIGGSLDDRVAQMTGLGISAAVATEMALAQGPEMGRAILTLYRSAAQPAVAEAGRHLVNATARPGLSLLATEDHFVGTEEQRRAAAEQAGARTEVLDGLGHWWMLQDPVRGATALTQFWDSLD